From the Ruminiclostridium josui JCM 17888 genome, one window contains:
- the fabD gene encoding ACP S-malonyltransferase, protein MNKLAFLFPGQGAQYIGMGSKLCENFSVAEQVFDEANEALGFDLKKLCFQGSMEDLTKTENTQPAILTASVAAFRVYMKEIGIKPDYTAGHSLGELSALCCAGGIDFTDAVKLVKQRGRLMQEAVPEGMGSMAAVSGVEKEVIEKECSRVSKEGSIVVVSNYNSLEQIVISGHVKAVNDVGEQLKSMGARVVYLKVSAPFHSPLMQSAADKFRDELEKYNFYHMEWPVISNVTAKPYPGKEQIVDYLSLQITSPVNWQSTIEYLQNSGINKAVEMGPKTVLKNLLRSNKAITVFSSETTEDISLMKEKLILAKDSEKPINNGLMFITGCIAAAVSTKNRNWDENAYNKGVVEPYRKLVALKEELIKQKIQPTEAHIEEAVDLLKQIFKTKLLPVIEQEERFNKLFKEAGLQSNTGSL, encoded by the coding sequence ATGAATAAGCTGGCTTTTTTGTTCCCAGGACAGGGGGCTCAATATATTGGTATGGGCAGTAAACTTTGTGAAAATTTTTCGGTTGCTGAACAGGTTTTTGATGAAGCAAATGAAGCTCTTGGCTTTGATTTAAAAAAACTATGCTTCCAAGGAAGTATGGAGGATTTGACAAAAACAGAAAATACCCAGCCTGCTATCCTGACCGCAAGTGTTGCGGCATTCAGAGTATATATGAAGGAGATAGGTATTAAACCTGACTATACCGCTGGACACAGCCTTGGAGAGCTTTCTGCACTTTGCTGCGCAGGAGGAATAGATTTTACGGACGCTGTTAAGCTTGTAAAGCAGAGAGGAAGACTTATGCAGGAAGCAGTTCCTGAAGGAATGGGTAGTATGGCTGCCGTTAGTGGCGTTGAAAAGGAAGTTATAGAAAAGGAATGTTCCCGTGTATCAAAAGAAGGAAGTATTGTGGTGGTCTCCAACTATAATTCATTAGAGCAAATAGTAATATCAGGCCATGTAAAAGCGGTTAATGATGTGGGAGAGCAGTTGAAGTCCATGGGTGCAAGAGTGGTTTATCTAAAAGTGAGTGCACCATTTCACAGTCCCTTGATGCAGTCTGCTGCAGATAAATTTAGAGATGAGCTGGAAAAATATAACTTTTATCATATGGAATGGCCTGTAATATCAAATGTTACGGCAAAGCCATACCCGGGAAAAGAGCAAATTGTTGATTATTTGTCATTACAAATAACAAGCCCTGTTAATTGGCAGTCTACCATAGAATACTTACAGAATTCCGGAATTAACAAAGCTGTTGAAATGGGTCCAAAAACTGTTTTGAAAAACCTTTTGCGGAGCAATAAGGCAATAACGGTGTTTTCATCAGAAACAACAGAAGATATATCCCTTATGAAGGAAAAATTGATTTTAGCAAAAGATTCTGAAAAGCCCATAAATAACGGTCTTATGTTTATAACCGGTTGTATAGCAGCTGCAGTTAGTACGAAAAACCGTAATTGGGATGAAAATGCATATAACAAAGGTGTAGTAGAGCCTTACAGAAAATTAGTTGCGCTAAAGGAAGAGCTAATAAAGCAAAAAATACAGCCTACAGAAGCGCATATTGAAGAGGCTGTGGATTTATTAAAACAAATATTTAAAACAAAATTATTACCGGTTATAGAACAGGAGGAAAGATTTAATAAACTGTTTAAAGAAGCAGGATTACAATCTAATACTGGTAGTTTATAA
- a CDS encoding endo-1,4-beta-xylanase, which translates to MYRNRNKVLALLLVFAMLISVMPISTVMADTKTTYHETFADGKGIATQSGGANLEKVGNKVFEGNDDGAALYVSNRINNWDAADFKFEDIGLKDGKTYNITVKGFVDSNAKVPAGAQAFLQVADSYAWLAGAEFVAGKAFTLSGKYTVDTSKDSRVRVQSNDEGKEVPFYIGDILITEEATEEVPVDPNQPKAETFKTITFEDNTTEGFEPRGGEGSEKLTVTKEANHTANGSYALKVENRTMTWHGPSLHVEKNVSQGSEYKVTAWVKLISPESTQLQLSTQVGNGGSASYVSLAAKTISTADGWVKFEGTYRYNNVSSGYITIYVESASSANASFYIDDISFEQTGSGPIKIQDDLKSIKDVYKKDFLIGNAIAAEDMEGVRLDLLKKHFNVMTAGNAMKPDALQPSKGNFTFEDADKLVDKVLAEGFKMHGHTLVWHQQSPAWLNTKVDASGNAIPLSREEALTNLRTHIKTVVEHYGNKVISWDVVNEGMNDNPTNPADWKASLRQSPWYQAIGPDYIEEAFLAAREVLDAHPDWDVKLYYNDYNDDNQSKSKAIYYMVKELNEKYAKTHPGKLLIDGVGMQAHYSLSTNPTNVELSLERFISLGVEVSITELDVQAGSDFKLTDEIAEAQGYLYAQLFDIYKKHAANISRVTIWGLDDGTSWRSSTNPLPFDKNLQAKLAFFGLIDPAKYMDEHKPQTPKDAKHTTAKYGTPVIDGTIDSVWSKAHAIPVNTYQMAWQGATGTAKALWDDKNLYVLVQVSDSELDKKSANAYEQDSVEVFFDENNGKTSFYQDDDGQYRVNFDNETSFNPASIAEGFESATKVSGTSYIVEMKIPFKTLTPSDNMKVGFDVQVNDGKDGSRKSVATWNDTKGTGYQDTSVYGVLTLTKSDSNSTSEYITRGQFIDSIIKALGLNKNVQAKDSFKDVKKDSSYYASVSAAYQKGIISGYKNGEFKPQAKITRQEAMTIIAKAIKVTGKNVNYSTAEINKILKEFKDSNKVANWAKASVAACIKEGIISGKSGKMIAPQENITVSQTESIVKKLSAK; encoded by the coding sequence ATGTACAGAAACAGAAATAAGGTCTTAGCACTGCTTTTAGTTTTTGCAATGCTCATTTCCGTTATGCCAATCAGCACAGTAATGGCTGACACAAAAACTACTTATCACGAGACTTTTGCAGATGGAAAGGGTATAGCTACCCAATCTGGAGGAGCTAATCTAGAGAAAGTAGGAAATAAGGTTTTTGAAGGAAATGATGATGGAGCAGCATTATATGTAAGCAATAGAATAAATAACTGGGACGCAGCTGATTTCAAATTTGAAGATATTGGATTAAAGGACGGTAAGACTTATAACATAACCGTAAAAGGTTTTGTTGACTCAAATGCAAAGGTTCCTGCAGGTGCACAGGCATTTCTTCAGGTTGCGGACAGCTATGCATGGCTGGCAGGTGCAGAATTCGTTGCTGGAAAGGCTTTCACATTAAGCGGAAAGTATACTGTTGATACTTCAAAGGACAGCAGGGTACGTGTTCAATCCAATGATGAAGGTAAAGAAGTTCCTTTCTATATTGGGGACATTTTAATTACAGAAGAGGCTACAGAAGAAGTACCTGTTGATCCTAATCAACCAAAGGCAGAAACTTTCAAAACAATAACATTTGAAGATAATACAACAGAGGGCTTTGAACCTAGAGGCGGTGAAGGCTCAGAAAAACTGACTGTAACAAAAGAAGCCAATCACACAGCTAATGGTTCATACGCATTAAAAGTAGAAAACCGAACAATGACTTGGCATGGTCCTTCATTGCATGTTGAGAAGAATGTAAGCCAAGGTAGTGAATACAAGGTTACTGCTTGGGTAAAACTTATTAGCCCTGAAAGTACACAACTTCAACTTTCCACTCAGGTTGGAAATGGAGGAAGTGCTTCTTATGTAAGCCTTGCAGCAAAAACAATAAGTACTGCTGATGGCTGGGTTAAGTTCGAGGGTACATATCGTTACAACAATGTTTCCAGCGGATACATTACTATATATGTAGAAAGTGCAAGCAGTGCTAATGCTTCCTTCTATATTGACGATATTAGCTTTGAACAAACGGGTTCAGGACCAATCAAAATCCAAGATGATTTAAAATCCATTAAAGATGTATATAAAAAGGATTTCCTTATTGGAAACGCAATAGCAGCAGAGGATATGGAAGGGGTCAGACTTGACCTGTTAAAGAAGCACTTTAATGTAATGACAGCTGGTAATGCTATGAAGCCAGATGCATTACAACCTTCAAAGGGTAACTTTACATTTGAAGATGCAGATAAGCTTGTTGATAAGGTTCTGGCAGAGGGATTCAAGATGCATGGACATACTCTTGTTTGGCATCAGCAGTCACCTGCTTGGTTAAATACAAAAGTTGATGCAAGCGGAAATGCTATACCTTTGTCACGTGAGGAAGCTCTTACAAATCTAAGAACCCATATTAAGACAGTTGTAGAGCACTACGGTAACAAGGTAATATCATGGGACGTAGTAAATGAAGGTATGAATGATAATCCTACTAATCCTGCTGACTGGAAAGCATCATTACGTCAAAGCCCATGGTATCAGGCAATTGGTCCTGATTACATAGAAGAGGCGTTTTTAGCAGCAAGAGAGGTTCTGGATGCTCACCCTGATTGGGATGTGAAGCTATATTATAATGATTATAACGATGATAATCAAAGCAAATCTAAAGCTATTTACTACATGGTAAAAGAGTTAAATGAAAAATATGCAAAAACTCACCCTGGTAAGCTTCTTATCGATGGAGTTGGTATGCAGGCACATTACAGCTTATCAACAAATCCTACCAATGTTGAGCTTTCATTGGAGAGATTTATTTCTCTGGGTGTTGAAGTAAGCATAACCGAGCTTGATGTACAGGCAGGCAGTGACTTCAAGTTAACTGATGAAATTGCAGAAGCACAGGGATATTTATACGCACAGTTATTTGATATATATAAGAAACATGCAGCTAACATAAGCCGTGTTACTATTTGGGGATTGGATGACGGCACAAGCTGGAGATCATCTACAAATCCTTTGCCATTTGACAAGAATCTTCAGGCAAAGCTCGCATTTTTCGGTTTAATAGACCCTGCTAAGTACATGGATGAACATAAACCTCAAACACCTAAAGATGCTAAGCATACAACTGCAAAATACGGAACACCTGTAATTGACGGTACTATAGACAGTGTTTGGAGTAAAGCACATGCAATACCTGTAAATACATATCAAATGGCATGGCAGGGAGCTACAGGAACTGCAAAGGCTCTATGGGATGACAAAAACCTGTATGTTCTTGTTCAGGTAAGTGACTCAGAGCTTGATAAGAAGAGTGCTAATGCATACGAACAAGACTCTGTTGAAGTATTCTTTGATGAGAACAACGGAAAAACTTCATTCTACCAGGATGATGACGGACAGTACAGAGTTAACTTTGATAATGAGACTTCATTTAACCCTGCATCAATTGCAGAAGGATTTGAGTCCGCAACAAAGGTTTCAGGAACAAGTTATATTGTTGAAATGAAGATACCTTTTAAAACTTTAACTCCTTCTGATAATATGAAAGTTGGTTTTGATGTTCAGGTTAACGATGGTAAAGATGGTTCACGTAAGAGCGTTGCTACTTGGAATGATACTAAAGGAACAGGATATCAGGATACTTCAGTATATGGTGTTCTAACCCTGACAAAATCCGATAGCAATAGCACTAGTGAATACATCACAAGAGGACAATTTATTGATTCCATAATTAAGGCTTTAGGATTGAATAAAAATGTTCAGGCTAAAGATTCCTTTAAGGATGTAAAAAAGGATTCCAGCTATTATGCTTCTGTAAGCGCTGCTTACCAGAAAGGAATAATATCAGGATATAAGAATGGAGAATTCAAACCACAGGCTAAGATTACTCGTCAGGAAGCAATGACAATAATCGCCAAGGCTATAAAGGTAACAGGAAAGAATGTTAACTACTCAACTGCTGAAATAAATAAAATACTCAAGGAATTTAAGGATTCAAACAAAGTTGCCAACTGGGCAAAAGCTTCGGTTGCTGCTTGTATTAAAGAAGGAATTATATCCGGAAAGAGCGGAAAAATGATTGCACCGCAAGAAAATATAACTGTTTCACAAACAGAATCAATAGTAAAGAAATTGTCCGCTAAATAA
- a CDS encoding macrolide family glycosyltransferase: MSKVFFFNIPFHGHVNPSLGLVSELVKSGEEVIYYCNESFREKIESTGAVFRSYSSKFYLDENYVTYNITDLFRVHLELSLLILDELIEDVKRDKPAYIIHDTMCPWGKHLSKITNIPAINTFTTIALEPDGFILTTGFVLALAFNILRNIPNMIKIRRIKKIIESSYNIKVNSLMDVVLNKEEMNLVYTSKEFQPKSEKLMKRYKFVGPASMYRKENVPELRLNRNTKKPLLFISMGTIFNNNTDFFNTCTEAFGNMEIDVLMSVGKSIDISSLKIPDNFTVKYYFEVPQLEILKECNIFMTHGGMNSTQEGLFYGVPLIIIPQQQEQAHVAMQVVRTGSGICLKKSKVTSELLRESVQKIMSDYSYRENALKMRDSFINAGGPKQAVEEILLYVGKKRIVEMLK, encoded by the coding sequence ATGTCCAAGGTATTTTTTTTCAACATTCCTTTTCATGGCCATGTCAATCCCAGTTTGGGTCTGGTTAGTGAGTTGGTCAAGAGCGGCGAGGAAGTAATATATTATTGCAACGAAAGTTTCAGAGAAAAGATTGAAAGTACCGGAGCTGTGTTCAGGAGTTACAGCAGTAAATTTTATCTTGATGAAAATTATGTAACATATAATATTACGGATTTGTTCAGGGTTCATCTTGAATTGAGTTTATTAATACTGGATGAATTGATAGAGGATGTGAAAAGAGATAAGCCTGCATATATAATACATGATACTATGTGCCCTTGGGGAAAGCACTTGTCAAAAATCACCAATATACCTGCAATTAACACCTTTACAACTATAGCCCTAGAACCAGATGGATTTATTTTAACTACTGGATTTGTTTTAGCACTGGCTTTTAATATACTGAGAAATATCCCTAACATGATAAAAATACGCAGAATCAAAAAAATAATTGAAAGTAGTTATAATATAAAAGTAAACAGTCTGATGGATGTTGTCCTAAACAAGGAAGAAATGAACTTAGTATATACTTCAAAAGAATTTCAACCCAAGTCCGAAAAACTAATGAAACGTTACAAGTTTGTAGGACCAGCAAGTATGTACAGAAAAGAGAATGTACCGGAACTAAGGCTAAACAGAAACACTAAAAAGCCACTGCTGTTTATATCCATGGGAACAATATTCAACAACAACACAGACTTTTTCAATACTTGCACTGAGGCTTTCGGAAACATGGAAATAGATGTTCTAATGTCGGTAGGAAAGAGCATTGACATATCCTCATTGAAAATCCCCGACAACTTTACTGTAAAATATTATTTTGAAGTTCCCCAGTTGGAAATATTAAAAGAATGTAATATATTTATGACTCATGGTGGGATGAACAGTACACAAGAAGGTCTTTTTTACGGGGTTCCCTTAATCATTATACCGCAGCAGCAGGAGCAGGCCCATGTAGCTATGCAGGTAGTCAGAACAGGAAGTGGTATTTGTCTGAAAAAATCAAAGGTTACTTCTGAATTACTAAGAGAATCGGTTCAAAAAATAATGTCTGACTATTCATATCGGGAGAATGCGCTAAAGATGAGGGATTCATTTATAAACGCAGGGGGCCCAAAACAGGCTGTTGAAGAAATACTTCTTTATGTAGGAAAGAAAAGAATAGTAGAAATGCTTAAATGA
- a CDS encoding acyl carrier protein, which yields MKEQQNVGQIEEILTDIWKEVLHVKTLDVNDRFFDLGGDSFKAEIITDICLEKGIQVTPNDIFNYRTISEIAKNIRNTDNLEKDTVMHHNISKGKKLKIKYQRDITTYLHRSIPLCAILSDERYYTWFYEHYIQIFYIAYNNSFSRLEFLEPKNNFEEIFDEKYLTYDEQQSDIIEFIENNIDSGTYLTINVDEYYLPQKGSYNEHHYVHQSMIFGYDKAERKLMGLGFDANMMFKELEFDYDDFSKAYESAKTNYKFTAPWAETEAIQLLTPKQNVGEYKFDLNKFMEEIYKYLDGSNQDKSRIEKLIPLEEQQMCTNLIYGPKIYSAVVESLEKLGKDILQGLDVQGMVEQLKEQMLADIMPAIDYRSIHLLYEHKKGLYDRFKYITSKFYTSGKLEDLLNEFNKLVEKMNTARITFFDLEHMLRFNFDPAAVNFEDIMVSFQKVIDTIKAIGDREEELLREICREFETGFKGGK from the coding sequence ATGAAAGAACAACAAAATGTAGGGCAAATTGAGGAAATACTGACAGATATCTGGAAGGAAGTACTGCACGTAAAGACATTAGATGTAAATGACAGATTCTTTGATTTGGGAGGAGATTCATTTAAAGCTGAGATTATAACAGACATATGTTTGGAAAAAGGTATTCAGGTGACACCTAACGACATTTTTAACTACAGGACAATTTCTGAAATAGCAAAAAACATCCGTAATACTGATAATTTAGAAAAAGATACAGTTATGCATCATAATATATCAAAAGGAAAAAAACTTAAAATAAAATATCAAAGAGACATAACAACATATTTACATAGGTCTATTCCTTTATGTGCTATATTATCTGACGAAAGGTATTATACATGGTTTTATGAACACTATATTCAAATATTTTACATTGCATATAATAACAGTTTTTCAAGATTGGAGTTTTTAGAGCCAAAAAACAACTTTGAAGAAATATTTGACGAGAAATACCTCACTTATGATGAACAACAGTCTGATATTATTGAATTTATTGAAAACAACATTGACTCCGGCACATATCTTACAATAAATGTTGATGAATATTATTTACCCCAGAAGGGCAGCTACAATGAACATCACTATGTTCACCAATCAATGATTTTTGGTTATGATAAAGCAGAAAGAAAATTAATGGGGCTAGGTTTTGACGCAAATATGATGTTCAAAGAACTTGAATTTGACTATGATGATTTTTCCAAAGCATATGAATCGGCTAAGACCAATTATAAGTTCACGGCACCATGGGCAGAGACGGAAGCGATACAACTTCTAACACCAAAGCAAAATGTAGGGGAATACAAGTTTGATTTGAATAAATTCATGGAAGAAATATATAAATATTTAGACGGTTCAAATCAGGATAAATCCAGAATTGAAAAACTCATACCTTTGGAAGAGCAGCAAATGTGCACTAATTTAATATATGGACCTAAAATATACAGCGCAGTGGTGGAAAGCCTTGAAAAGCTTGGGAAAGACATCCTTCAGGGATTGGATGTTCAGGGAATGGTAGAGCAGCTAAAGGAACAGATGCTAGCAGATATAATGCCTGCAATTGACTACAGAAGCATTCATTTACTTTATGAACATAAAAAAGGACTTTATGACAGATTTAAATATATTACTAGTAAATTCTACACGTCTGGAAAATTAGAGGACTTATTGAATGAATTTAATAAACTGGTTGAAAAAATGAATACTGCAAGAATTACATTTTTTGACTTAGAGCATATGCTAAGATTTAATTTTGATCCGGCTGCTGTGAACTTTGAAGATATAATGGTTTCATTCCAGAAAGTGATAGATACAATAAAAGCAATTGGGGATAGGGAAGAAGAATTATTAAGAGAAATTTGCAGGGAATTTGAAACAGGCTTCAAAGGAGGAAAGTAA
- a CDS encoding macrolide family glycosyltransferase: MSKVFFFSIPFSGHVNPGVGLAKELVKKGEEVIYYCTDSFKEKIESSGAVFRSYGSKFYLNDDFVTHNIIEILRVHLELSEIIMEQLHKDIKRDKPDYIVHDFMSTWGKHAARVSNIPAVNIYTTFVEKPKGFINTIGLVLAVAAMMLKNIPRMIDIRKISGRLKKKYNIKVKGLSDIIDNKEALTLVFTSHNFQPYSYKFGVNYKFVGPVSMYRNEKIKGFKLNKSEGRPLLFISLGTVFNNDREFFIKCIKAFGDMDIDVLMSVGKKIDISSLAIPENFTVKHFYEIPQLEVLNECDAFITHGGMNSVHEGLMFGIPLIVVPQQLEQAHMAKRVAETGCGIYLDMSEVTPESLKESYKKITSDDSYGKNAEKMKDSFLKAGGPERAAEEIFSYIKSIDRMT; encoded by the coding sequence ATGTCAAAAGTATTTTTTTTCAGTATACCATTTTCGGGTCATGTTAATCCCGGTGTGGGACTAGCCAAAGAATTGGTGAAAAAAGGAGAGGAGGTTATATACTACTGTACTGACAGCTTCAAAGAAAAAATTGAAAGCTCGGGGGCTGTATTTAGAAGCTATGGAAGCAAATTTTATCTAAACGACGATTTTGTTACACACAACATTATAGAAATTTTGAGAGTTCATCTTGAGTTAAGTGAAATTATTATGGAACAACTGCATAAGGATATAAAACGGGACAAGCCAGACTACATAGTTCATGATTTTATGTCTACATGGGGAAAGCATGCAGCACGGGTTTCAAATATACCAGCTGTCAATATTTACACAACATTTGTAGAAAAACCAAAAGGTTTTATTAATACAATTGGGTTAGTTCTGGCAGTGGCAGCTATGATGCTCAAGAACATTCCAAGAATGATAGATATACGTAAAATTTCTGGTAGGCTAAAAAAGAAATATAATATCAAAGTAAAAGGTTTGAGTGATATTATCGACAATAAGGAGGCCTTAACACTGGTATTTACATCTCACAATTTTCAACCATATTCTTATAAATTTGGTGTAAATTACAAATTTGTAGGGCCTGTAAGTATGTATAGAAATGAGAAAATAAAAGGTTTTAAACTAAACAAATCAGAAGGCAGACCTTTACTTTTTATTTCCCTTGGTACTGTGTTTAATAATGACAGGGAATTCTTTATAAAATGTATTAAGGCCTTTGGTGACATGGATATTGATGTTCTCATGTCGGTAGGCAAGAAAATAGATATATCATCTCTTGCAATTCCAGAAAATTTTACTGTAAAGCATTTTTATGAGATACCCCAGTTAGAAGTACTAAATGAATGTGATGCATTTATAACTCACGGTGGAATGAACAGCGTCCATGAGGGACTTATGTTTGGAATACCATTGATAGTCGTACCACAGCAGTTGGAACAGGCTCATATGGCAAAACGGGTAGCCGAAACAGGGTGCGGGATATATCTTGATATGTCGGAAGTTACACCGGAGTCATTAAAAGAAAGTTATAAAAAAATAACCTCTGACGATTCATATGGTAAAAATGCTGAGAAAATGAAGGATTCATTTCTAAAAGCAGGCGGGCCGGAGCGTGCTGCAGAGGAGATATTTTCTTATATAAAAAGTATTGATAGGATGACATGA